One window of Nymphaea colorata isolate Beijing-Zhang1983 chromosome 1, ASM883128v2, whole genome shotgun sequence genomic DNA carries:
- the LOC116245661 gene encoding inhibitor of trypsin and hageman factor-like: MATTIQGKVRPAQIMAVALLFFLLSASSMAQDCKGKSSWPELVGLYGQIAPLIIKAENPYVKESFVIKEGTVVPLDFRCDRVRVWVKPNGIIYKPPTIG, encoded by the exons atggcGACAACAATCCAAGGGAAGGTGAGGCCTGCCCAGATCATGGCGGTTGCCCTActctttttcctcctttctgCCTCCTCCATGGCCCAAGACTGCAAag GAAAGAGCTCATGGCCGGAATTAGTGGGACTGTATGGACAGATCGCTCCTCTCATCATCAAAGCTGAGAATCCTTATGTGAAGGAATCTTTCGTTATTAAAGAAGGCACCGTCGTTCCTTTGGACTTCCGCTGTGACCGTGTCCGCGTCTGGGTTAAGCCCAACGGCATCATCTACAAGCCCCCCACCATTGGCTAA